DNA from Kitasatospora herbaricolor:
CACTCGCCGCCGCCGTAGCCGTGGAAGCGCAGGTGCAGCTCGACCAGGCGCGAGACGTCCTCGATCAGGTCCTTGGAGTACTTGAGGTCGCGCATCCGCTTGCGGGTCATCTTGGCGCCCACCATCTCGTGATGGTGGAAGGAGACCCGGCCGTCCGGCTCGAAGCGCCGGGTGCGGGGCTTGCCGATGTCGTGCAGCAGCGCGGCGAGCCGCAGCACCAGGTCGGGGCCCTCCTGCTCCAGCGCGACGGCCTGCTCCAGCACGGTGAGCGAGTGCTCGTAGACGTCCTTGTGCCGGTGGTGCTCGTCGCTCTCCAGGCGCAGGGCCGGGAGCTCGGGGAGCACGTGGTCGGCGAGGCCGGTGTCGACCAGCAGCCGCAGGCCCTTGACCGGGTGGTCGGAGAGCAGCAGCTTGTTCAGCTCGGCCTGCACCCGCTCGGCGGAGACGATGGTGATCCGCTCGGCCATCGCGGTCATCGCCGCGACCACCTCGGGGGCGGGCGTGAAGTCCAGCTGGGCGGCGAAGCGGGCGGCCCGCATCATCCGCAGCGGGTCGTCGGAGAAGGACTCCTCCGGCGTGGCGGGGGTGCGCAGCACCCGCCGCTCCAGGTCGTCCAGGCCGTGGTGCGGGTCGACGAAGCCGCGGCCTGGCAGGTCGACGGCCATCGCGTTGACCGTGAAGTCCCGGCGGACCAGGTCCTCCTCGATGCTGGCGCCGTAGGTCACCTCGGGCTTGCGCGAGGTGCGGTCGTAGGCCTCGGAGCGGTAGGTGGTGATCTCGATCAGGAAGGAGCCCTCGGGCGTGTCCTTGCGCGCGCCGACGGTGCCGAAGGCGATGCCGACGTCCCAGACGGCGTCCGCCCAGCCCTTGACGAGCTTGAGCACCTGCTGCGGGCGGGCGTCGGTGGTGAAGTCCAGGTCGTTGCCGAGCCGTCCGAGCAGCGCGTCCCGCACCGAGCCGCCGACCAGGGCGAGCCGGTGGCCGGCGGCCTGGAAGCGCCCGGCGACCTCGTCGGCGACTGGGGAGACCCTCAGCAGTTCCTGGAGTCCCAGGGTCTGCGCCTCGCTCAGACCGGGGACGGCGGCGGTGGCGGTGCTGGAAGAATGGGCGCTGGGGTCATTGGCAGTGGACACGGCTCACAAGGGTACGGGTCCGGACAGCCCCGCCGCCCGCGGGTTTGCGGGCGGCCGGTACCCGGGTCCGGGGGTGCTCACCCGGCGACCCCCAACACTGGGGGCCGGGGATCGTCGTTACCATGCCGGTGGGAGCGAGTCTCGGCCGCGTCAGCGCGACGGCCGCGCCGCGGTGCCATCACGGCTGTGCGGACGGCGGACTACCGGACAGTACGGCCATTCATCTGGTCATCCGACGATCAGCGATCGAGAACGGCGAGGGCGAAGCGCGTGAGCGAGCCGGCACGGCACTCGGGCCTGGAGACGTACGGACACCGCGGACGGGCCGGTCGTGGAGGCCGCACCGCGCGGGCGGCCCGCCGGCTCGGGGCCCTCGCGGCGGGCTGCGCGATACTGCTCGGCGCCGCCCCGCAGGCCGGCGCGCTCGGCGCCCCGGGCGCCGCGTCCCGGCCGGGTCTGATGACCGAGGTGTCCGGCGAGTACCCGGTGGTCGTGACGATCGACGGCGTCTCCCCGGCCGTGGCCACCCCCAACGGCACCGTGACCATCACCGGCCAGGTGACCAACGGCGGCCGAGCGCCGCTGAAGTCCCCGCACGCCGCGGTCCGCGCCCCGTTCAACCACAAGCCGCTGAACACCCGCAGCGACCTCGCCTCGGTCGCCACCCGCAACGACCCGGCGGGCGTGGACGGCGTCGACCTGCCCAGCCCGCAGGCAGCGCTGAACGAACTCGGCCCCGGCCAGAGCCAGCCGTTCACCCTGCAGGTGGCGGTGGCCGACCTCGAACTGGACCGGGAGGGCGCCTACGAGCTCGCGGTCGACGTCCGCGGCTCGACCGGCGACAACCAGCGCGAGCGCCCGCTGGGCATCGCCCGCACCTTCCTCCCCTACAACCCGAACCCGACCGACGCCCAGCCCACCCAGGTCGCCACGCTCTGGCCGATCACCCACACCCCGGAGCTGGTCGCCCAGACCCTCTCGGACAACGACCAGAGCGTCGCCGTGCTGCGGGACGACAGCCTGGCCGCCGAGTTCGCCCCCGGCGGGCGGCTCTACGAGCTGGTCGACATCGGCGCCGGCCTGAACGCGCCCACCTGGGTGGTCGACCCGGACCTGCTGGACACCGCGTACGCGATGACCAAGCCGTACCGGGTGCAGAAGCCCAACACCGCCGGCCAGTCCGCCAAGGACGAGAACACCACCCAGGGCACCGGCACGGCGGCCGCCGCCGCCTGGCTGGACAAGCTGCGGGCGGCCGTCGCCAAGAAGGGCAGCGAGGTCGTCTCGCTGCCCTACGCCGATCCGGACATCGCCTCCATCGCGCACAACGGCGCCGACCTCAGCGGCATCGACACCGCCCTGCTCAAGGCCGGCACGGCCGGGCAGGTGACGGCGGAGGGCCGGCTCTCGGTGGACGTCCGGGGCGACGTCGCCTGGCCGTACCAGGGCTACCTGGACCAGCAGATCGCCGCCACCGCGCAGCGCGGCGGGGACAACCTGCTGCTGGTCAACGGGGCGAGCCTGCCCGAGGCGGACTCGCTGAAGTACACCCCCGGCGCGGTCCGCCCGCTCGGCAACGGCCAGACCGGCGTGGTCGCGGACAACACCGTCTCGGGCCTGTTCCAGAACGACCTGAACACCCCGCAGGCGCAGAGCGAGGCCGTCCAGCGCTTCCTGGCGGAGACCTTCGTGATCACCCGGCAGGAGCCGCACAACCAGCGCGGCCTGCTGGTGATGCCCCCGCGCGGGCTCACCGTGAACACCGCCAAGACCCTCGCGAGCGCCCTGCAGAGCGCCAACGCCGGCCAGTGGACCACCCCGGTGACGCTGGACGCCGTCGCCCAGGCCGCCGCCGACCCCCGGGCGAACGGCGCGGTGCCCCCGGCGACCGACTACCCGGGTGAGGCGCGCGCCTCCGAGCTGTCGGCCAAGGCCCTCACCGAGACCATGGCCATCCAGAGCAAGCTCGACCTGCTGATGCGCATCCTCACCCTCCCGCAGCGGGTGCGCGGGCCGTTCAGCGCCGCCATGGTCCGCTCGGTGTCCACCGAGTGGCGCACCCAGGGCCCGGCCGGCGACACCTACCGCGACGGCGTGCGGGACTACCTGGCCGAGCTGTCCCAGGCGGTGCGGGTGCCCAAGAAGGGCGTCATCACCTTCGCCGGCGACACCGGTGTCCTGCAGGTCAGCGTCCGCAACGACCTCACCCAGTCGGTCACCAACCTCAAACTGGTGCTGACCTCCAGCCAGCCCAACCGGCTCAAGGTCGGCGACCCGGCCGACATCGTGCTGGGCGCCTCCCGCAGCGTCACCATGCAGTTCCCCGCCGAGGCGCACAACAACGGGCAGGCCACCATGACCGCCCAGCTGTGGACCACCGGCCCGGACCCGCAGCGCTACGGCGATCCGGTCACCTTCAACGTCATGGTGACCTCGGTGACCGACGGCGTGCTCTACGTGATCGGCGCCGGACTGCTGCTGATCCTGCTCGCCGCGCTGCGGATCTACCGCCAGCGCAAGAAGCAGGGCCCGGACCCGGACGGGGACGCCGACCGGCCCCTGGACGAGGCCGCGGACGGTGGCGTCCCGGACCGCGCCGAGGGTCCGCGGGCAGCCCCCGAGGACGACGACGAGGGCCCGGACGACGACCGGGACGCCGTGCAGACACTGCGCGGCACCACCGCAGATGGCCGGGATCGGGCCACCGGTGATGAGAAGGTTGGTCCTTGATACCGCCCGACCCCAGGGCGCCCTCCCCCGAACAGCGAAGAGGTGGCATGAGCGGGCCCCGCGAGGAGCGAGCACAGAGCCAGGCCGGTGGACAACAACCGGCCGGGACGCCGGGCGGCGACTGGTACGTGGCCGACACCTACGCACAGGACCCCTACGCGGCGGAGGGCTACGACGGGTACGCGTCCGAGCAGGACCCGTACGGCGTCCAGGCCGGACGGGAGGGCGGCGCACCGCCGGCCTACGACGTGCCGCCGCAGCTCCCGCCGCAGGCCGGCGGCTACCCGACGCCCGTGCCGCCGGCGATGGCACCGCCCGTCCCGCCGGTGCAGCCCGGCTGGGACACCCCGGCCAGGCCCGCCTGGGAGGAGCCTGCGGCGAACCCCGCGCCGCAGCGCCCGGCGGCCCAGGCCCCCGTCACCCCGAACGCAGCCCCCCCGAACGCCGCTCCCGCGGACCCCGGCGCCCCCGCGCCCGGCTCCGGCCCCGGCGCCCGGTGGGGACAGCCGCAGTGGCAGGAGCCGGCCCGGGCGGAGTCGCCGTGGAACTCCGAGACCACCGAGTACGTCGGCGTGGACGCGCTGTTCGGCGGCCCCACCCAGCAGCCCACCCAGCAGCCCGGCCCGCAGCCCGGCCCGCAGGCGACCCCGTACCCCGACCAGCGGCCGGCCCAGCAGCCCGCTCCGCAGCCGGGTCAGCAGCCGTTCCAGCAGCCCGGGCCGTACAGCCCCTACCGGCCCGGCGCCCAGCCGATGCCGGCCCCCGGCGGTCCGGCCGCCGGCCAGGGCCACCCGGCGCCGCCCTTCGCCGCCGGTCCGCCGCAGGGCCAGGGCCCGCAGCCCGGCCACGAGCACCACCCGGGCCACGGCCAGGGCGGCCAGTTCGTCCCGCCGATCGAGTTCGACCCGCCGCTCTCCGAGCAGGAGGCCACCATGCAGGTGGCGGCGGTCCAGCTGCCGCCCGCCGTGGAGCCGCTCGACGAGGTCGCCGAGGAGATCGCGGAGGAGCGCCAGGAGGCGTCCCGGCCCGCGAAGGGCGGCGGCGGAGGCAAGGTCGCCGGCCTGCTGAACTCCAGCGCGATCATGGCCGCCGGCACCCTGGTCTCCCGGGGCACCGGGTTCGTCCGCACGATGGTGATCGTCGCCGCGATCGGCGCCGTCCGGATGGGCGACTCGTACAACGCCGCCAACACCCTGCCGACCCTGCTCTACATCCTGATCGGCGGCGGCGCGCTGAACGCCGTCTTCGTGCCGCAGCTGGTCCGCAGCATGAAGCACGACGAGGACGGCGGCGCCGCCTACGCCAACCGGCTGCTGACGCTGGTGATCATCGGCCTGGCCGGGGTCTCCTTCCTGGCCGTGATCGGCGCCCCGGTGCTGGTCCAGCTGATCGCGCACGCGCTCACCACCGACCAGGCCAGCGCAGACACCACGGTGGCGCTGGCGCGCTACTGCCTCCCCACCATCTTCTTCATGGGCATCCATGTGGTGATGGGGCAGATCCTGAACGCCCGCGGCCGCTTCGGCGCGATGATGTGGACCCCGGTCCTCAACAACATCGTGGTGATCTTCACCTTCGGCGCGTACATCTGGGTCTACGGCGGGTTCAGCTCCACCGAGGTCAACCCGGCCACCATCTCCCCCGAGGGCGTGCGGCTGCTCGGCCTGGGCACCCTGATCGGCCTGGCCGTCCAGGCGCTGGCGATGATCCCCTACCTGCGGGCCGCCGGCTTCAGCTACCGGCCGCGCTTCGACTGGCGCGGCCACGGCCTGGGCAAGGCCGCCCGGCTCGCCAAGTGGACGTTCTTCTTCGTCCTGGCCAACCAGGCCGGCTACCTGGTGATCACCCAGATCGCCGTCGCGGCCGGCATCGACGCCGGCGACAACGGCGCCGGCCTGTCGGCGTTCTCCAACGCCCTGCTGATCTGGCAGCTGCCGCACGCGGTGATCGCGGTCTCGATCATGAGCGCCGTGCTGCCGCGGCTCTCCCGCGCGGCCGCCGACGAGGACGCCGGCACCGTCCGGGACGACATCTCCTACGGCCTGCGCACCACCGCCGTGGCGATCATCCCCGGGGCCTTCCTCTTCCTCTCCCTCGGCCCGGCCATCGCCCGCTCGATCTACGCCGTGGGCGGCCAGCCGCAGGCCCTGGAGAGCGCCACCAACATCGGCCTGATGCTCTCGGCGTTCGCCCTCGGCCTGATCCCGTACTCGATGCAGTACGTCATGCTGCGCGGCTTCTACGCCTACGAGGACACCCGCACCCCGTTCTCCAACACCGTCTGGGTGGCGGGCTGCCAGGCCGGCTTCTCGGTCCTCTGCTACCTGGTGCTGCCCGCGCAGTGGGTGGTGACCGGGATGGCCTTCGGCTACGGGGCCGCGTACGCGGTCGGCGTCGCGGTGGCGATCCCGAAGCTCAAGCGGAAGATCGGCGGCCTGGACACCAAGCGGATCGGCCGCACCTACAGCCGGCTCGCCGCCGCCTGCGTGCCGGCCGCCGCGGTCGGTGTCGGCGTCAGCCTGCTGATCGGCTCGCTGGTCGGCGGCTGGCTGGGCAGCGTACTGACCGTCCTGGTCGCCGGCGCGCTGCAGCTGGCGGTCTTCGCGGTGATCGCCAAGCGGCTCAAGATCGAAGAGCTCAACTCGATGCTCGGGATGGTCCGCGGCCGCCTGGGCCGCTGACCGCACGTCAACCGTGCGGACGGGAGAACCTCCGCCACCCACGGGTGGCGGCCGCTGGGCCGGATTCGGCGATCGGGTGAGAGCCCGGGAGCGCCGGACCCGGCCCAGCGGCCGATCTGCACCAGATCTCTCCACCGCACGCAACCGCTTGCCCGTCTCAGCGGTCGTACCCGGGGGAGAACAGTGGGCACAATTGACCTGGACCGCCCCGGCCCCCGCGCCGAGGCGATCCAGCGACTTTCTCGGGTCCGGGGCGACACGACCGGGGCGACACAAGGGGAGGCATGACCACGGTGGCTGATGGCACCAAGGCGGTCGTCGACACGCCGGAGGCTGACGAGGCGGCGGACGAGGCTGCGCTGGCCATGGCGATCGACGACCTCGCGGGCGACGACCCGGCCGGCCCGCAGGACGCGGAGGAGGTCTCCGAGACCACCGCCCCGCTGTCGGCAGACGAGATCGCCGTCGAACTGGCCGCCGGCGCGGCCCTGGCCGCCGCGGCGAAGGCCAAGGCCGACGCGGCGGCAGCGGCGCGGGCCGAGGCTGAGGCCAAGGCCAAGGCCAAGGCGGAGGCAGCTGCAGCGGCCGGAGCCAGGCCGGCCGCCAAGGCCGGGTCACCGGCGAAGGCCGGCGAAGCGGCGAAGGCCCAGGCCAAGGCCAGCACCGGCACCAAGACCGACGGCAAGGCCGTCGAGGCCACCGGGGCGAAGCCGCAGACCGCCCCCGGCGGGGCCGCGCAGCCCCTCCCCGGGGCCGCCGCCCGCCCCGGTGCGCAGACGCCCGCCAAGGCCGCCCCGAGGGCCGCCGCGACCGCCGGCGACACCGGCGGGACGGGCGCCCTCCCGCTCACCCTGCCCGCCCCCCTGCGGCACAGCGGCGACGTCATCGGCGGCCGCTACCGGCTGGAGGAGTGCATCTCCCAGTCCGGCACCTTCAGCAGCTGGCGCGCCGTCGACGAGAAGCTGCGCCGCGCGGTCGGCGTCCACCTGATGGCCGCCGGGCACCAGCGCTCCCGCGCCGTGCTCGCCGCGGCGAAGTCCGCCGCCCTGCTCGGCGACCCCCGCTTCGTCCAGGTCCTGGACGCCGTCCAGGAGGGCGAGCTGGTCTACGTCGTCCGGGAGTGGCTCCCTGACGCCTCCGACCTCGCCAAGCTCCTCACCACCGGCCCGATGGAGCCCTACGACGCGTACCAGATGGTCCGCCAGGTCACCGACGCCATCGCCACCGCCCACCGCCGCGGCCAGGCGCACCTGCGGCTCACCCCGCGCTGCGTGCTGCGCACCGAGGGCGGCCAGTACCGGATCAACGGCATCGCGGTGGACGCGGCCCTGCGCGGCCTGCCCGCCGACGACAGCGCCGACGCCGAGCTCACGGACACCCGTGCCATCGGCGTCCTGCTGTACGCGGCGCTGACCCACCGCTGGCCGTTCCCCGAGGACCGCTACGACCTCCAGGGCCTGCCCAAGGGCCTCGGCCAGGTGCCCCCCAGCCAGGTACGGGCCGGCGTCCACAAGGGCCTCTCGGAGCTCGCCGCCCGCGTCCTCTGCGACCCGCCGCCGCACCACGGCGCCCCGATCACCACGCCGGAGGAGCTGGCGAAGGCCATCGCGCTGATGCCCCGCATCCGCCAGCCCGAGCCCGAGCTGCCCGCCTTCACCCCGCCCCGGCGCACCCCGCCCGCGCCGGCGCCCGTCACCGCACCCACCCCCGTCGGCCCGGCCTTCCACGGCCCGCTGCCGTACCCGACCCGGCCGCGCCGCCGCCGGCTGCGCCGGGTCCTCAAGGCGACCGCCTGGACGGTCGCGCTGGCCGCCGTCGGCTTCTCCTCCTGGCAGCTGGTCGGCCAGCTGCGCGGCAGCAACCACACCACCGACACCGCCGGGCCGACGGTCACCCTGACGGACGCCGCGCACCCGCAGATCGGCGCCCCGGTGAACACCGCCCCCGCCGGCACCCCGGTCACGATCGCGGACGTGAAGTCCTTCAACCCGCTGGGCGACTCCCCCGAGAGCGTGCCGCGGCTGCCGCTCACCCACGACGGCAACCCCGACACGACCTGGACCACGCTCGACTACCGGAACCCGCTGCAGATGATCAAGGAGGGCACCGGGCTCCTGGTGGACCTCGGCTCGCCCCAGCAGGTCGGATCGGTCAACGTCCAGTTCGTCGGCAGCACCCGGGTCGAGCTCCGCGTCCCGACCACCCAGTCCGCGACCGCCCCCGGCAAGCCCGGCGACTACCGCGTCGTCGCCCAGAGCACCGGCGCCCAGGCCGACCTCCGGCCCGAGGCCCCGGTGACCACCCGCTACCTCTTGATCTGGATGACCGACCTCCCCAAGGATGGGGGCGTCTGGCACGGCCAGGTGTCCGAGATCAAGGTCACCGGCTGACACCGGGCACCGCCGGGCACCGCTCGCGCCCCTGGCGCGGCGGCCCGGCCCGGTGGGTGCGGGCCCGGGTCCCGGAGGGCCCCGCGCGTGACCGGCCGGCGCGGGCCGCCGGCGACGACAGGCAGGACGACGAGGGTGGAAGGGGTGCGGATGGCGGACGCCGAGGACAGCGACGCCGAACTGCTGAGCCGGCACGTCGCCGGCGACCCGGACGCCTTCGGCCTGCTGGTGCGGCGCCACCGCGACCGGCTCTGGGCCGTCGCGCTGCGCACCCTCGGCGACCGTGAGGAGGCCGCCGACGCCGTCCAGGACGCGTTGGTGTCGGCCTTCCGCTCCGCCCACACCTTCCAAGGACGCTCCGCCGTCACCACCTGGCTGCACCGGATCGTCGTCAACGCCTGCCTCGACCGGGCCCGGCGGACCGCCACCAGGCGCACCGGCCCGCTGGACGACGACCCGCAGCGCCTGGACACCCTGGTCGGCAGCTCCGAGGCGGCCGATCACCCGGTCGTCCGGGCCGAGGTCCGGCGCGAGGTGACGGCCGCGCTCGACGCCCTGCCCGCCGAGCAGCGGGCCGCCCTGGTCCTGGTGGACATGCAGGGCTACCCGGTCGCCGAGGCCGCCGAGGTGCTCGGGGTCCCCGTCGGCACCGTCAAGAGCCGCTGCGCCCGCGGCCGCGCCCGGCTTCTCCCGCTGGTCCGTCATCTGCGCGAGAACCCCGCCGGCGGCTCCGACAGCGGCAGCGGCTCCGGCCCGGACCCGTCCGCGCCGGGCCCGGCGACGCGCGGCGCCGTTTCACCCGGCGGCGCTGTTTCACGTGAAACAGCGCCCGGATCGGCGCCCGACGGGAACCCGACCGGCCCCCGGACCGTCACAGGGACGAGCACCGGCAGCGATCCGATCCTGGAAGGAGATGCGACCGCGCGATGACGCACCCCACTTCTTCCCCGCATCCGGCCGGACCGCACCCTTCGATCGACGAGCTCGCCGACCTCGCCGAGGAGCTGATCGAGGACCCGGACACCGCCGAGTCCCTCCGGGCGCACCTCGACGACTGCCCGGAGTGCCGCGAGACCCTGGACGCACTGGCCGGGGTGAGCGAGCTGCTGGGCACGGTGGAGACCCAGCCGATGCCGGCGGACGTCGCCCGCCGGATCGACGCCGCACTGGCCGCGGAGGCGGACCGGACGGACCGGAGGGACCAGAGGGACCGAACGGACCGCGCGGCGGAAGCCGGCAGGCCGGCCGGCTCCGCCACCGAACCCGCACCCACG
Protein-coding regions in this window:
- a CDS encoding CCA tRNA nucleotidyltransferase, coding for MSEAQTLGLQELLRVSPVADEVAGRFQAAGHRLALVGGSVRDALLGRLGNDLDFTTDARPQQVLKLVKGWADAVWDVGIAFGTVGARKDTPEGSFLIEITTYRSEAYDRTSRKPEVTYGASIEEDLVRRDFTVNAMAVDLPGRGFVDPHHGLDDLERRVLRTPATPEESFSDDPLRMMRAARFAAQLDFTPAPEVVAAMTAMAERITIVSAERVQAELNKLLLSDHPVKGLRLLVDTGLADHVLPELPALRLESDEHHRHKDVYEHSLTVLEQAVALEQEGPDLVLRLAALLHDIGKPRTRRFEPDGRVSFHHHEMVGAKMTRKRMRDLKYSKDLIEDVSRLVELHLRFHGYGGGEWTDSAVRRYVNDAGPLLERLHKLTRSDCTTRNRKKAAALSRTYDGLEDRIAELKEREELDAVRPALDGNQIMELLGLKPGPQVGKAYKHMLELRLEHGPMEHEEAVAALRAWWAAQG
- the sigM gene encoding RNA polymerase sigma factor SigM — translated: MADAEDSDAELLSRHVAGDPDAFGLLVRRHRDRLWAVALRTLGDREEAADAVQDALVSAFRSAHTFQGRSAVTTWLHRIVVNACLDRARRTATRRTGPLDDDPQRLDTLVGSSEAADHPVVRAEVRREVTAALDALPAEQRAALVLVDMQGYPVAEAAEVLGVPVGTVKSRCARGRARLLPLVRHLRENPAGGSDSGSGSGPDPSAPGPATRGAVSPGGAVSRETAPGSAPDGNPTGPRTVTGTSTGSDPILEGDATAR
- a CDS encoding protein kinase family protein is translated as MTTVADGTKAVVDTPEADEAADEAALAMAIDDLAGDDPAGPQDAEEVSETTAPLSADEIAVELAAGAALAAAAKAKADAAAAARAEAEAKAKAKAEAAAAAGARPAAKAGSPAKAGEAAKAQAKASTGTKTDGKAVEATGAKPQTAPGGAAQPLPGAAARPGAQTPAKAAPRAAATAGDTGGTGALPLTLPAPLRHSGDVIGGRYRLEECISQSGTFSSWRAVDEKLRRAVGVHLMAAGHQRSRAVLAAAKSAALLGDPRFVQVLDAVQEGELVYVVREWLPDASDLAKLLTTGPMEPYDAYQMVRQVTDAIATAHRRGQAHLRLTPRCVLRTEGGQYRINGIAVDAALRGLPADDSADAELTDTRAIGVLLYAALTHRWPFPEDRYDLQGLPKGLGQVPPSQVRAGVHKGLSELAARVLCDPPPHHGAPITTPEELAKAIALMPRIRQPEPELPAFTPPRRTPPAPAPVTAPTPVGPAFHGPLPYPTRPRRRRLRRVLKATAWTVALAAVGFSSWQLVGQLRGSNHTTDTAGPTVTLTDAAHPQIGAPVNTAPAGTPVTIADVKSFNPLGDSPESVPRLPLTHDGNPDTTWTTLDYRNPLQMIKEGTGLLVDLGSPQQVGSVNVQFVGSTRVELRVPTTQSATAPGKPGDYRVVAQSTGAQADLRPEAPVTTRYLLIWMTDLPKDGGVWHGQVSEIKVTG
- a CDS encoding DUF6049 family protein; this encodes MSEPARHSGLETYGHRGRAGRGGRTARAARRLGALAAGCAILLGAAPQAGALGAPGAASRPGLMTEVSGEYPVVVTIDGVSPAVATPNGTVTITGQVTNGGRAPLKSPHAAVRAPFNHKPLNTRSDLASVATRNDPAGVDGVDLPSPQAALNELGPGQSQPFTLQVAVADLELDREGAYELAVDVRGSTGDNQRERPLGIARTFLPYNPNPTDAQPTQVATLWPITHTPELVAQTLSDNDQSVAVLRDDSLAAEFAPGGRLYELVDIGAGLNAPTWVVDPDLLDTAYAMTKPYRVQKPNTAGQSAKDENTTQGTGTAAAAAWLDKLRAAVAKKGSEVVSLPYADPDIASIAHNGADLSGIDTALLKAGTAGQVTAEGRLSVDVRGDVAWPYQGYLDQQIAATAQRGGDNLLLVNGASLPEADSLKYTPGAVRPLGNGQTGVVADNTVSGLFQNDLNTPQAQSEAVQRFLAETFVITRQEPHNQRGLLVMPPRGLTVNTAKTLASALQSANAGQWTTPVTLDAVAQAAADPRANGAVPPATDYPGEARASELSAKALTETMAIQSKLDLLMRILTLPQRVRGPFSAAMVRSVSTEWRTQGPAGDTYRDGVRDYLAELSQAVRVPKKGVITFAGDTGVLQVSVRNDLTQSVTNLKLVLTSSQPNRLKVGDPADIVLGASRSVTMQFPAEAHNNGQATMTAQLWTTGPDPQRYGDPVTFNVMVTSVTDGVLYVIGAGLLLILLAALRIYRQRKKQGPDPDGDADRPLDEAADGGVPDRAEGPRAAPEDDDEGPDDDRDAVQTLRGTTADGRDRATGDEKVGP
- the murJ gene encoding murein biosynthesis integral membrane protein MurJ yields the protein MSGPREERAQSQAGGQQPAGTPGGDWYVADTYAQDPYAAEGYDGYASEQDPYGVQAGREGGAPPAYDVPPQLPPQAGGYPTPVPPAMAPPVPPVQPGWDTPARPAWEEPAANPAPQRPAAQAPVTPNAAPPNAAPADPGAPAPGSGPGARWGQPQWQEPARAESPWNSETTEYVGVDALFGGPTQQPTQQPGPQPGPQATPYPDQRPAQQPAPQPGQQPFQQPGPYSPYRPGAQPMPAPGGPAAGQGHPAPPFAAGPPQGQGPQPGHEHHPGHGQGGQFVPPIEFDPPLSEQEATMQVAAVQLPPAVEPLDEVAEEIAEERQEASRPAKGGGGGKVAGLLNSSAIMAAGTLVSRGTGFVRTMVIVAAIGAVRMGDSYNAANTLPTLLYILIGGGALNAVFVPQLVRSMKHDEDGGAAYANRLLTLVIIGLAGVSFLAVIGAPVLVQLIAHALTTDQASADTTVALARYCLPTIFFMGIHVVMGQILNARGRFGAMMWTPVLNNIVVIFTFGAYIWVYGGFSSTEVNPATISPEGVRLLGLGTLIGLAVQALAMIPYLRAAGFSYRPRFDWRGHGLGKAARLAKWTFFFVLANQAGYLVITQIAVAAGIDAGDNGAGLSAFSNALLIWQLPHAVIAVSIMSAVLPRLSRAAADEDAGTVRDDISYGLRTTAVAIIPGAFLFLSLGPAIARSIYAVGGQPQALESATNIGLMLSAFALGLIPYSMQYVMLRGFYAYEDTRTPFSNTVWVAGCQAGFSVLCYLVLPAQWVVTGMAFGYGAAYAVGVAVAIPKLKRKIGGLDTKRIGRTYSRLAAACVPAAAVGVGVSLLIGSLVGGWLGSVLTVLVAGALQLAVFAVIAKRLKIEELNSMLGMVRGRLGR